The nucleotide window GCCGCCGCGTCCCGATGGATCGGAAAGATCTGCACCTCGTCGGGCGGCGTGCGCGCGAGGCGGCTCCAGATCAGGTCCCGCTCGCTGCCGAGTTCCGGATAGATGGGATCCCGGCGGAAGAAGCCGGCGACGGCATCGAAGCTGGCGCCCTTGGCCTGCCGGGCCTCGATGGAGACCACCACGTGCCGTCCGTCGGCGAAGCCGAAGGAGAGCATGACGTGGGCGAGCGCCTTCATGTCCCCGAACGGCTGGATGATGAGGTCAGCGCCGGTGAGGGTCGACAGGTCGAAGGTGGCCGTGGTCCACCGCGGCACCGACTCCGCGCCGGGCCGGTGCAGCGCATCGCGGAAATTGCGGATGGTGACCTTGTCGCCGTCAATCGTCGCCGTGGGATTGTGCTGCTGGAGCGCGACCCAGTCCTGCTCGATCGGCTCCGTGCTGAAGAACGCGATGCCGAGCGTGGCGATGGCGGCGAGCGCCAGCACCCGGCGGATGTCGCGGCCGAGGCCGGGAGCGAACCACAGGGCGATTACGGCGAGGGGGAAGGCGAAGCTCCCGACCTGCCGGACGTCAGCCGGCCAGGCGATCCAGTAATGGATGGCGAGCCCGAAATAGAGACTGGCCGCGACGACCACAACGCCCGCCACCACGCCCAGGGCGCGCCGGATGGCCCGCGCAACTGCCGTCACCATCACCGAAACCCTTTCGAAGCCATCATCTCGCGCCCGCTATACACCGAACCGTGCGTCCATCCTGCCGCCATTCTGGCTCGCTGGGCTCCTCGGCTGCGAGGGAGCATCCGCTCAGCCGCACGTGAGGGCCGCTCCTGTCCCGGTCCAAGAAAAGCACAGCTCAGAGGCGCCGACGTGCATTACGGCTTCCGCGTCGCCCGAACCAGGGCGGCAATGGAGAGCAGCACGGCTGATGCGGCAATTCCGGCCGTCACGACGCCAGCTGGCGTCCAGCGGGCCGTGGCCTGGAGCGTGATGCTCTTGCCGACTTTCAGCTCCCATGCCGCCTTCATTTCCTCGGGGTGATAGGGCGTGGAAGGCTCCTGGCGGTCTGCCTCGTCTGTCATGTCCGGTCCCTCGGGCGCATGCCCGGACCATTACCATTTTGCTCGATGAAGATCACTTCGGCGGTCATGAGAGCGCTGCGGACGGTCAGGCTTCAGCGGATGCGCGGATCGAACGCGTGGCGCTGCGGGATGTCGAAGGGCGGGAATGTCAGGCGTCTGGCCGTTTAAGATCCAGCGCCCGGTCGTGGCGCCAGGTGAGAATGAAGGGCTCGCCGCCGAATTCCCCGCGCTCCGCCGTAAGCACGGCGGCGGGCGGCCCCTCGGCGATCAGGATGCCGTCCTTCATCAAGGCGAGGCGGTCGCAGAAGTAGGCGGCGAGGGTGAGGCGCCAACCCTTGGCTTACTCGATAGAGTACGCTGGACAGGCTTAGCGCGCCGGCTGCGACGCCGATGCCATGGCGCGCCAAGTCCCGCACCGCCGGCGGCAGGCGCGTCAGGGTTCGAATGGCAGCAGGCCGGGCCGCCGGCTCCTCGCTCAGGCGAGCGTATCGACGAAGCGCACGAAGCCCTCCAGCGACTCGCGCTCGGTTTCGAGGCGGTTCTCAGGGGCGGTGGCGTCCGCGTATCCGAGCGCCATGCCGCACACCACCATCTGTGTGTCCGGAATGGCGAGGCGCCTGGCGATGACTGCTCCGTAGGTGTTGAAGGCGGCCTGCGGGCAGGTGTCGAGGCCGAAGCTGCGGGCGGCGATCATGATGGTCTGGAGGAACATGCCGTAGTCGAGCCAGGAACCGCGCTCCAGGTCCCGATCGATGGTGAAGACGAGCCCCACCGGGGCATCGAAGAACAGGAAGTTGCGGGCGTGCTGCTGTCGCATGCGCTCGATGTCGCGCTTGGCAATGCCCAGCGTGCCGTAGAGGTCCCAGCCCACCTTGCGGCGGCGTCCAAGATAGGGCTCGCGCCATTGGCGGGGATAGTAGGCGTAGTCCTCGCGGCCGGGATCCCCGGCCAGCGACAGGGCGTGAAGCTCCCGTGTGAGGGCGGCGAGGGGTTCCCCCCGCAGCACCGCCACCTGCCAGGGCTGGATGTTGGAGCCGGACGGCGCGCGGGCGCCGAGTTCCAGGATGCGGGCCAAGATTTCGTCCGGCACCGACGTAGGCAGGAAGGCGCGCACCGAGCGGCGCGAGCGGATGGCCTCTTCGGCGGTGGGCGTGGAGGCTTCCAAAGCAGCGGGAGGGGAAAGGGGTGCGTTCATTTTCCGAATAGGTCCACGGGGGTTGCCATATGGAGAGTGGCGAGCTTGTAGCCGCGCTTGAAATCGAGGATGTGCTTTTCCATCTACGCCCGCTCGCGCTTCTCGTCATGGTCCCGGTTGGCCTTCGGGAAGGGTGGAACGCTTGACGCCCGGCTTCTGCGTGAGCCCCGTCTGGGGGGCAGCAGGTCCCGGGCGCGATCTCGCCTGACAGGATCTTGTCCTCGATGGTGCGGGCCACGCGGCGGAAGGCGGGTTCCACCGGCACCGGGTCACGCCCGAGCGACATCTGGGAGCGTTCTCCCGGCCGCGCGGGCTTCCTCCAAATCGCGTGGCATCTTGCTTTGCTGCTTCCCGGTCTTGGTCGTCGTCGCCTCATCGCCAAAGCGCTCGATGAGATGGTGATGCGAGCGATCACGTTGTTACGGGTGTCACGCCTGCGACAAGTAATCGGGAAACCTCCGCTGGAAGTCCGGATAGTAATGCGGGATAACCCCCATATCGAACCGTCCGAGGATCTGCTCCTTCGCTTCCCGGTCCAG belongs to Xanthobacter autotrophicus Py2 and includes:
- a CDS encoding hypothetical protein (KEGG: mxa:MXAN_3119 hypothetical protein); the encoded protein is MVTAVARAIRRALGVVAGVVVVAASLYFGLAIHYWIAWPADVRQVGSFAFPLAVIALWFAPGLGRDIRRVLALAAIATLGIAFFSTEPIEQDWVALQQHNPTATIDGDKVTIRNFRDALHRPGAESVPRWTTATFDLSTLTGADLIIQPFGDMKALAHVMLSFGFADGRHVVVSIEARQAKGASFDAVAGFFRRDPIYPELGSERDLIWSRLARTPPDEVQIFPIHRDAAAIRLYFERILAFINRVDARPIFYSTLRESCMTTLMNLAPESFAEVPWHDIRRWIPGYALSLFQQLGLVDDGMSPEEMARTHGVRDGIRSPEAFPTEAAWSGYLRAKLPVSAARAALPSSAN
- a CDS encoding nitroreductase (PFAM: nitroreductase~KEGG: bbk:BARBAKC583_0573 nitroreductase family protein) gives rise to the protein MNAPLSPPAALEASTPTAEEAIRSRRSVRAFLPTSVPDEILARILELGARAPSGSNIQPWQVAVLRGEPLAALTRELHALSLAGDPGREDYAYYPRQWREPYLGRRRKVGWDLYGTLGIAKRDIERMRQQHARNFLFFDAPVGLVFTIDRDLERGSWLDYGMFLQTIMIAARSFGLDTCPQAAFNTYGAVIARRLAIPDTQMVVCGMALGYADATAPENRLETERESLEGFVRFVDTLA